The proteins below come from a single Chthoniobacterales bacterium genomic window:
- a CDS encoding DUF5329 domain-containing protein, with translation MRRFLLTILPLFLLMNVLCARDAREDQRIEYLLQSVASMKGGVFIRNGSEYSASEAVAHLKLKLSKGGERVKTAEDFIAGCASKSSFSGTPYQIRLPDGKTVETGPYFLGKLREFDRDHPKQAAK, from the coding sequence ATGCGACGCTTCCTCCTGACGATTCTCCCGCTGTTCCTGTTGATGAATGTCCTCTGCGCCCGCGACGCGCGGGAGGATCAGCGGATCGAGTATTTGCTGCAATCGGTCGCGTCGATGAAGGGCGGCGTCTTCATTCGCAATGGCTCGGAATACAGCGCGTCGGAGGCGGTGGCGCACCTGAAATTAAAGCTCAGCAAGGGCGGCGAGCGGGTGAAAACGGCGGAGGATTTCATCGCCGGGTGCGCCAGCAAGTCGTCGTTCAGCGGGACGCCTTACCAGATTCGGCTGCCGGATGGAAAGACGGTGGAAACCGGCCCGTATTTCCTAGGAAAACTGCGGGAGTTTGATCGGGATCACCCGAAGCAGGCGGCAAAATAG
- the argH gene encoding argininosuccinate lyase, protein MWRGRFKQSTADSLRTFSESISFDWRLYRHDIQGSIAHASALEKAGLLTPAELQQIKDGLLGIEADIDAGHFQWDTALEDVHMNIEAELTRRIGSAGAKLHTARSRNDQVATDLRLYLRDEIVHIQAALRTLQQSLLALAGKNADAILPGYTHLQRAQPVYFAHHLLAYIEMFSRDDSRLTDTARRMNSLPLGSGAIAGSTIVLDRTYIANLLGFDSVTHNSMDAVSDRDFAVELLNALALIGMHLSRLSEDVILWASAEFGYVTLSDAYTTGSSLMPQKKNPDVAELTRGKTGRLYGNLLSLLTTLKGLPMTYNRDMQEDKEPIFDSIDTVKNALEVFAGMMSEARVNTARMAAAADDWNLIATDLADYLVKRGVPFRHSHEIVGGLVALCNERNCGLADLSLADFQSSSSAFEEDIYTILNPQASLAARQGIGAPSPENIQSELTRWNELLAA, encoded by the coding sequence ATGTGGCGCGGACGTTTTAAGCAATCGACGGCGGATTCTCTCCGCACTTTCTCGGAATCCATCTCCTTCGACTGGCGGTTGTATCGTCACGACATTCAGGGGTCCATCGCGCACGCTTCGGCGTTGGAAAAAGCCGGACTCCTGACGCCTGCAGAGTTGCAGCAAATCAAGGACGGCCTGCTCGGCATCGAGGCCGACATCGACGCGGGACATTTCCAATGGGATACCGCCCTCGAAGACGTCCACATGAACATTGAGGCCGAGCTCACCCGGCGCATCGGCTCGGCGGGCGCGAAACTCCACACCGCGCGTTCCCGCAACGACCAGGTCGCGACCGACTTGCGGCTCTATCTGCGCGACGAGATCGTCCACATTCAAGCCGCACTCCGCACCTTGCAGCAGAGTCTATTAGCACTCGCCGGAAAAAACGCCGACGCCATCCTCCCCGGCTACACCCACCTGCAACGCGCCCAGCCCGTTTATTTTGCGCATCATTTGTTGGCTTACATCGAGATGTTTTCGCGTGACGACTCCCGGCTCACTGACACGGCTCGTCGGATGAATTCGCTCCCGCTCGGCTCCGGCGCGATCGCGGGTTCCACCATCGTCCTCGACCGGACTTACATCGCCAACTTGCTCGGCTTCGACAGCGTCACCCACAACAGCATGGACGCCGTCAGCGACCGCGATTTCGCCGTCGAACTCCTCAACGCCCTCGCCCTCATCGGCATGCATCTTTCGCGCCTCAGCGAGGACGTCATTCTCTGGGCCAGCGCCGAGTTTGGCTACGTCACCCTCAGCGACGCCTACACCACCGGCTCCAGCCTCATGCCGCAGAAAAAAAACCCCGACGTCGCCGAGCTGACTCGGGGCAAAACCGGCCGACTCTACGGCAATCTCCTCTCCCTCCTCACCACGTTGAAGGGCCTCCCGATGACCTACAATCGCGACATGCAGGAGGACAAGGAGCCCATCTTCGACTCCATCGATACCGTCAAAAACGCCCTCGAAGTCTTCGCCGGCATGATGTCCGAGGCGCGCGTCAACACCGCCCGCATGGCCGCTGCCGCCGACGATTGGAACCTCATCGCCACCGATCTGGCCGATTATTTGGTGAAACGTGGCGTCCCGTTTCGTCATTCGCACGAGATCGTGGGCGGGTTGGTTGCCCTCTGCAACGAACGCAATTGCGGCCTAGCCGACCTCTCGCTGGCCGATTTTCAGTCGAGTTCCAGTGCCTTCGAGGAAGACATTTACACCATCCTCAACCCCCAAGCCTCCCTCGCCGCCCGCCAAGGCATTGGCGCACCGTCGCCGGAGAACATCCAGAGCGAGCTCACGCGCTGGAATGAGCTTTTGGCGGCATAA